The following are from one region of the Candidatus Firestonebacteria bacterium RIFOXYD2_FULL_39_29 genome:
- a CDS encoding UDP-glucose 4-epimerase: MKTVVTGAAGFIGSHLCEKLTGKGFDVVGLDCFTDYYSKEIKKSNLIELRKNNNFDFIEGNLNNLDLKNILSDADYVFHLAAQAGVRSSWGKDFNVYTDNNILAVANLLESVKNSKKLKKLVFASSSSVYGDTKELPVKETTETNPVSPYGVTKLAGEKLLFSYGANFGIPYIILRFFTVFGPRQRPDMGFNIFITKMLNGDFLPVFANGKSTRDFTYVSDIVDGCILAAKSKIKGEIINLGGGRKINLLEVIKKLERFTGVKAKSQYFKAQNGDVSHTWSDISKAKKLLGYAPGVTFDYGLEKEVKWLKEGGK; this comes from the coding sequence ATGAAAACAGTTGTAACCGGAGCTGCCGGATTTATAGGTTCTCATCTTTGTGAGAAATTGACCGGTAAAGGTTTTGATGTTGTGGGTCTTGATTGTTTTACCGATTACTATTCGAAAGAGATCAAGAAAAGCAATTTAATTGAGTTAAGGAAAAATAATAATTTCGATTTTATTGAAGGTAATCTGAATAACCTAGATCTTAAAAATATTCTTAGTGACGCCGATTATGTTTTCCATCTTGCTGCGCAAGCAGGAGTCAGGTCAAGCTGGGGAAAGGATTTCAATGTTTATACCGATAATAATATTCTTGCTGTTGCAAATTTACTGGAATCTGTGAAAAACAGCAAAAAACTAAAAAAACTGGTATTTGCCTCTTCGTCCTCGGTTTATGGTGATACAAAAGAACTGCCGGTTAAAGAGACTACAGAAACCAATCCTGTTTCTCCTTATGGAGTTACAAAACTTGCAGGGGAAAAGCTGCTATTTTCTTATGGCGCAAATTTTGGAATACCCTACATAATCCTGAGGTTCTTTACAGTTTTTGGTCCGAGACAAAGACCTGATATGGGTTTTAATATATTCATAACGAAAATGTTGAACGGAGATTTCTTGCCGGTATTTGCTAATGGAAAATCAACAAGGGATTTTACATATGTTTCCGATATAGTTGACGGCTGTATACTTGCAGCAAAGAGCAAAATCAAAGGAGAGATTATTAATCTGGGAGGAGGGCGTAAAATTAATCTTTTGGAAGTTATTAAAAAACTGGAAAGATTTACAGGAGTAAAAGCTAAATCACAGTATTTTAAAGCTCAAAACGGTGATGTTTCACATACCTGGTCTGATATTTCAAAAGCAAAGAAACTACTGGGCTACGCACCCGGCGTTACTTTTGATTATGGTTTGGAAAAAGAAGTTAAATGGCTGAAAGAAGGGGGAAAATAA